The following proteins are encoded in a genomic region of Dyadobacter sp. UC 10:
- a CDS encoding NAD-dependent epimerase/dehydratase family protein, which translates to MSAIESLEAKWLAPSQALIEDVKKLDGDILILGAGGKIGPSIARLTKQAIDLAGTDKRVIAVSRFQEAGLAASLEKDGIEIIAADLLNDAELQDLPEVKNVLYLAGTKFGTSGNEPYTWAMNAYLPGRVAQKFAKSNIVVYSTGNVYPFTPVLSGGATEALRADPIGEYGQSCLGRERMFQHFSSVYGTPLLIYRLNYAIDFRYGVLLEIAKSVLAGKPIDVSMGHVNVIWQGDANEMAIRSLLHCEAPAKLLNITGPETVSLRWLAMEFGQLFDKVPVFVNEEQPTALLSNAAESFRLFGYPRTTLKQMIGITADWLKEGGATINKPTHFQERKGQF; encoded by the coding sequence ATGTCAGCAATTGAATCCCTGGAAGCAAAATGGCTTGCTCCTTCACAAGCACTAATTGAAGATGTAAAAAAGCTGGATGGCGATATTCTGATCCTTGGTGCGGGAGGTAAGATCGGGCCGAGTATTGCCAGGCTTACGAAGCAGGCTATCGACCTCGCCGGCACTGATAAGCGCGTAATAGCAGTTTCCCGGTTTCAGGAAGCCGGACTGGCAGCATCCCTGGAAAAGGATGGTATAGAAATAATAGCTGCCGATCTGCTGAACGATGCAGAGCTGCAAGACCTTCCGGAAGTTAAAAATGTACTCTACCTTGCAGGTACGAAGTTCGGTACTTCCGGGAATGAGCCTTACACATGGGCCATGAATGCCTACCTGCCCGGGCGGGTTGCGCAAAAGTTCGCGAAATCCAATATCGTCGTTTATTCTACCGGTAATGTTTATCCCTTTACACCAGTACTTTCCGGCGGCGCCACGGAAGCATTGCGGGCGGATCCGATCGGGGAATATGGACAGTCGTGCCTCGGCCGCGAGCGGATGTTCCAGCACTTTTCCTCGGTCTACGGTACTCCTTTGCTTATTTACAGATTGAATTATGCGATTGATTTCAGGTATGGTGTACTGCTTGAAATAGCGAAATCAGTGCTTGCGGGCAAACCGATCGACGTGAGTATGGGACACGTGAATGTGATCTGGCAGGGTGACGCCAACGAAATGGCGATCCGCTCGCTGCTGCATTGTGAGGCTCCTGCGAAATTATTGAACATTACAGGCCCTGAGACGGTGTCATTACGCTGGCTGGCAATGGAATTCGGACAGCTATTTGACAAAGTACCCGTTTTCGTCAACGAAGAACAGCCGACCGCATTGCTGAGTAATGCGGCCGAATCTTTCCGGTTGTTCGGCTATCCGCGAACCACATTGAAACAAATGATCGGTATCACTGCCGATTGGCTGAAAGAAGGCGGGGCAACCATTAACAAGCCGACGCATTTCCAGGAAAGGAAAGGCCAGTTTTAA
- a CDS encoding dihydrodipicolinate synthase family protein has translation MLKEDIKSLLLEGTAIPAHPLALNSFLQFDENRQRGLTRYYMESGAGGVAIGVHTTQFEIRDPEVNLFEKVLEVTADEIAKANLARPFIKVAGICGLTPQALKEAEIAKKYGYDLGLVSMAAFRNEAEEAILEHIRAVSEIIPVFGFYLQAAIGGRVYSFDFWSKFAEIPNVCAIKVAAFNRYQTLDVVRAVCHSSRRDAIALYTGNDDNIVADLLTTFRFNVNGQHVEKRFVGGLLGHWAVWTGKSVELLKNIKATLASPNPDLAPWLTTNIEVTDMNAAIFDPANNFHGCITGVHEVLRRRGLLEGIQTLNPKESLSPGQSEEITRVIAAYAHLVD, from the coding sequence ATGCTGAAAGAAGATATAAAAAGCCTTTTGCTGGAAGGAACAGCTATTCCTGCGCATCCGCTGGCGCTCAACAGTTTTCTGCAATTTGACGAAAACCGCCAGCGCGGCCTGACCAGGTATTACATGGAAAGCGGGGCCGGAGGTGTGGCGATCGGTGTGCATACGACCCAGTTCGAAATCCGCGATCCGGAGGTGAACCTGTTTGAAAAAGTACTGGAAGTCACCGCCGACGAAATTGCGAAAGCTAACCTTGCGCGACCATTTATCAAGGTTGCAGGAATATGCGGGCTGACTCCCCAGGCTTTGAAAGAAGCTGAAATTGCAAAAAAATATGGTTATGATCTGGGCCTGGTCAGTATGGCTGCATTCAGGAACGAGGCGGAAGAAGCAATTCTTGAACACATCAGGGCCGTGTCGGAAATTATTCCCGTGTTCGGTTTTTATTTGCAGGCAGCGATCGGCGGGCGGGTTTACAGTTTTGATTTCTGGTCGAAATTTGCGGAAATACCAAATGTTTGTGCCATTAAAGTGGCTGCGTTCAACAGATATCAGACGCTGGACGTCGTGCGGGCGGTTTGCCACTCGTCGCGCAGAGATGCAATTGCTTTATACACCGGGAATGACGACAATATTGTGGCAGACCTGTTGACGACTTTTCGGTTTAACGTCAATGGACAGCATGTCGAAAAGCGTTTTGTCGGAGGGTTACTGGGACATTGGGCTGTTTGGACCGGAAAGTCCGTTGAATTGTTGAAAAATATCAAAGCGACATTAGCCTCCCCCAATCCGGACCTGGCGCCCTGGCTGACCACGAATATTGAAGTGACGGACATGAATGCTGCCATTTTTGATCCTGCCAACAATTTTCACGGCTGCATCACCGGCGTACACGAAGTACTCCGCCGCAGGGGCTTGCTGGAAGGAATCCAGACCCTCAACCCGAAGGAAAGCCTCTCGCCGGGACAATCTGAGGAGATCACAAGGGTCATAGCAGCCTATGCGCATTTGGTGGATTAG
- a CDS encoding PQQ-dependent sugar dehydrogenase, translated as MLKISLKTITALALLFACSASVREQAWHAVEAFPKLKFESPVDLTHANDGSNRLFVLEQEGRVRVFDNKSDAAGAQVFLDIRKKVSFGGEAGLLGIAFHPDFKKNGYFFLNYTSKVSGKLETIVSRFQVSQSNPDQANPNSEAVLFRFEQPWDNHNGGAVKFGKDGYLYVSTGDGGFWGDPNNNGQNKGAWLGKILRVDVNSTAKGHYGIPADNPFRGNKERFREEIYAYGLRNPWRISFDDETNTLWAGDVGQNKREEIDIITKGGNYGWRRKESIDCYKPGKDCDEEGFIDPVLDLPQSNGEHSVTGGFVYRGKRLPELQGKYIFADYVSGRVFALETQNGKLVRNAVLLEKVFQVSAFGEDAEKELYLCSHSSGKILKLVKK; from the coding sequence ATGCTCAAAATTTCCCTCAAAACCATCACCGCATTGGCCCTTTTGTTCGCATGCAGCGCTTCCGTGCGGGAGCAGGCGTGGCACGCGGTTGAAGCTTTTCCGAAGTTAAAATTCGAATCGCCGGTTGATCTTACGCATGCGAATGACGGCAGTAACCGGTTGTTTGTACTGGAACAGGAAGGCAGGGTCAGGGTGTTCGACAACAAAAGTGATGCAGCCGGCGCACAGGTATTCCTGGATATCAGAAAAAAAGTAAGCTTTGGCGGAGAAGCCGGTTTGCTGGGTATTGCTTTTCACCCCGATTTTAAGAAAAACGGCTATTTCTTCTTGAATTATACAAGTAAAGTTTCAGGCAAGCTGGAAACGATCGTGTCGCGTTTTCAGGTTAGCCAATCCAATCCGGATCAGGCAAATCCGAATAGTGAGGCGGTGCTTTTCCGTTTCGAGCAACCCTGGGATAATCATAACGGTGGCGCGGTGAAGTTTGGAAAAGACGGTTATTTGTACGTGTCGACCGGGGACGGTGGGTTTTGGGGCGATCCTAATAATAACGGACAAAATAAAGGCGCGTGGCTGGGAAAGATATTAAGAGTAGATGTGAATTCGACAGCAAAAGGACATTATGGAATTCCTGCCGATAATCCTTTCAGAGGAAATAAGGAAAGATTCAGGGAGGAAATCTATGCATACGGCCTGCGGAATCCCTGGCGCATCAGCTTTGACGATGAGACAAATACGCTTTGGGCAGGGGACGTCGGGCAAAACAAGAGAGAAGAGATTGATATCATCACAAAAGGTGGTAATTACGGCTGGCGCAGGAAAGAAAGCATTGATTGTTACAAGCCGGGCAAGGATTGTGACGAGGAAGGATTTATTGATCCGGTACTCGACCTGCCGCAGTCAAATGGAGAACATTCGGTCACCGGAGGCTTTGTTTACCGCGGAAAGCGACTTCCGGAATTGCAGGGTAAGTACATTTTTGCGGATTATGTGAGCGGGCGGGTATTTGCTTTGGAAACTCAAAATGGTAAACTGGTAAGAAATGCGGTCTTGCTGGAAAAGGTTTTCCAGGTTTCTGCATTTGGCGAAGATGCGGAAAAGGAGCTTTACCTGTGCAGCCACAGCAGTGGGAAGATCCTGAAACTCGTCAAAAAGTAA
- a CDS encoding mandelate racemase/muconate lactonizing enzyme family protein, with the protein MPENNNHLMTRRDFAKSAATLAVAGAIPTSAMQFSADQKNMKKIKISRVDSNFEREPLNPYRFKGSAITDSWQAISMLESDSGIRKIGLGTQGVLWSDSKVFAAHSESAGNALMYAMSERALQMLKGTTFTDPVSLLDDILPEVLAYGKKITGNPDLRKTFALNALVSVDNAAWLLYAQENGLKQFDELVPAAYKPGLSYRHEKVASIPSFSVGTTAERIKQAAEEGYFIMKLKTGAAGSQHEMIEKDIAFLTAVHKAIGHFETPYTKNGKIPYYFDANGRYEKKETLLRFLDHAKKIGAFEQIAVIEEPFEESNEAFVGDIGVRVAADESAHTVEDAAKRIELGYTAIAVKAIAKTLSMTMKITQLAYEKKVPCFCADLTVSPILVDWNKNVAARLQPFPGMTVGLQETNGHQYYKNWDKLMSYHPKANSSWTKTQKGVYLTDASFYAESGGILAPSAHYEALFPANG; encoded by the coding sequence ATGCCCGAAAATAATAACCATTTGATGACCAGGCGCGACTTTGCCAAAAGCGCAGCCACACTGGCAGTAGCCGGTGCCATACCGACTTCCGCAATGCAGTTCTCTGCCGACCAAAAGAACATGAAGAAAATCAAGATCAGCCGTGTAGATTCGAATTTCGAAAGAGAGCCATTAAATCCCTACCGGTTTAAAGGAAGCGCGATAACAGATAGCTGGCAGGCTATATCTATGCTGGAATCCGACTCGGGCATCAGAAAAATAGGCTTAGGGACACAGGGTGTTCTGTGGTCTGATTCAAAAGTATTTGCCGCCCATTCGGAAAGTGCCGGGAATGCATTGATGTACGCAATGAGTGAAAGAGCGCTCCAAATGTTAAAAGGGACCACATTTACGGATCCTGTAAGTTTGCTGGACGATATCCTGCCCGAAGTCCTGGCTTATGGGAAAAAAATAACCGGAAATCCCGACCTGCGTAAAACATTCGCTTTGAATGCACTCGTGAGCGTCGACAATGCAGCCTGGCTGCTGTATGCTCAGGAAAACGGCCTGAAACAATTCGACGAACTCGTGCCGGCAGCTTATAAACCGGGCTTGTCGTACAGGCACGAGAAAGTGGCGAGTATTCCTTCATTCAGCGTCGGAACTACCGCAGAAAGGATTAAGCAGGCTGCGGAGGAGGGGTACTTTATTATGAAGCTCAAAACGGGCGCAGCCGGTTCACAGCATGAAATGATCGAAAAAGATATTGCTTTCCTGACCGCGGTGCACAAGGCGATCGGTCATTTTGAAACGCCTTACACTAAAAACGGCAAAATTCCCTATTACTTTGACGCAAATGGCCGGTATGAGAAAAAGGAAACGCTGCTCCGTTTTCTGGACCATGCCAAGAAAATTGGTGCATTTGAACAGATTGCGGTGATTGAAGAGCCTTTTGAAGAAAGTAATGAGGCTTTTGTCGGTGATATTGGCGTTCGTGTCGCCGCTGATGAAAGTGCGCACACTGTTGAAGACGCAGCGAAAAGAATAGAACTCGGCTACACGGCCATTGCAGTAAAGGCAATTGCCAAAACACTCAGTATGACCATGAAAATTACCCAGCTGGCCTACGAGAAAAAGGTTCCCTGCTTTTGCGCAGACCTGACGGTGAGCCCGATATTGGTGGACTGGAACAAAAACGTCGCAGCACGTTTGCAGCCATTTCCGGGCATGACGGTCGGCTTACAGGAGACGAACGGGCATCAGTACTACAAGAATTGGGACAAACTGATGAGCTACCATCCGAAGGCAAACAGCAGCTGGACAAAGACACAGAAAGGTGTTTACCTTACCGACGCTTCATTTTATGCGGAGAGTGGCGGCATTCTCGCTCCCTCGGCTCACTATGAAGCATTGTTCCCGGCGAACGGATGA
- a CDS encoding TlpA family protein disulfide reductase, translating into MIQKLVFSFIMLAFSLAGYAQSIPNKIAPFQIRLTNGQQYTSSQLAKGPTVLIYFSPDCDHCQEFTKDLVKNYSVVANKQVVMVTFQSMDMLKPFVKQYNLAGYPNIKVGTEGTSYLVQRYYQIRSFPYIAIYNKAGNLVKTYEGEQPHSEIFKTLKQTL; encoded by the coding sequence ATGATCCAAAAATTAGTTTTCAGCTTTATTATGCTTGCGTTCTCGTTGGCCGGTTATGCGCAATCCATTCCCAACAAAATTGCCCCATTCCAGATCAGGCTTACCAACGGTCAGCAATATACTTCCAGCCAGCTGGCAAAAGGCCCGACAGTCCTGATCTATTTTTCGCCGGACTGCGACCATTGTCAGGAGTTCACGAAGGATCTGGTAAAGAATTACAGTGTGGTGGCTAACAAGCAGGTGGTAATGGTCACTTTTCAGTCGATGGATATGCTGAAACCGTTTGTAAAACAATACAATCTTGCTGGTTACCCCAATATCAAGGTCGGAACAGAAGGCACTTCCTATCTGGTTCAGCGTTATTACCAGATCCGCTCGTTTCCATACATTGCTATCTATAACAAAGCTGGCAACCTGGTGAAAACCTACGAAGGCGAGCAACCGCATTCGGAGATTTTCAAAACATTGAAACAAACATTATAG
- a CDS encoding DinB family protein has protein sequence MEILSNEMLAEELEKATADYLSVLKSFNQEQVNIVPFSGSWTAGQVTEHLLKSETDLPALIMGETAPLERPQGQMVPLIEEIFLDFSTKLQAPDFNIPSDGPHDLAAITNDFKAERAAITAIAKSEDLTRLCTEFPFPEAGEFTRYEWIYFVICHSKRHAHQLRNILEKVTEKVAG, from the coding sequence ATGGAAATTCTAAGTAACGAGATGCTGGCAGAAGAACTGGAAAAAGCGACTGCCGACTATTTATCCGTCCTGAAATCCTTTAATCAGGAACAGGTAAACATCGTCCCATTCTCCGGCAGCTGGACCGCCGGACAAGTGACGGAACATCTGCTGAAATCCGAAACGGACCTGCCCGCACTGATCATGGGAGAAACAGCCCCCCTCGAACGTCCGCAGGGACAAATGGTGCCGCTGATAGAAGAAATTTTTCTGGATTTCAGTACAAAACTGCAGGCTCCGGATTTCAATATCCCTTCGGACGGCCCGCACGATCTGGCTGCGATAACGAACGATTTCAAAGCAGAAAGAGCCGCAATCACTGCCATAGCCAAATCAGAGGACCTGACACGCTTGTGTACTGAATTTCCATTTCCGGAGGCCGGCGAGTTTACGCGGTACGAGTGGATATACTTCGTGATTTGTCACTCCAAAAGGCACGCGCACCAGCTACGAAACATTCTTGAAAAAGTAACAGAAAAAGTTGCAGGCTAG
- a CDS encoding SRPBCC family protein — translation METKRIEEAILINAPAEKIWQVITEDKYNRDWLIEFGAGNIADTDWHEGSKALFMDESKSGMAGVIEESRPFEKITVAYTGIVTDGEEDYESEMAQQMNGYREVYILEEKGDAVRLSISCDMDKEYYDDMAAAWRKALEKMKELSENL, via the coding sequence ATGGAAACAAAACGTATTGAAGAAGCAATCTTGATCAACGCACCAGCTGAAAAAATCTGGCAGGTCATCACGGAAGACAAATACAACAGAGACTGGCTCATAGAATTCGGTGCAGGGAATATTGCCGATACAGACTGGCACGAAGGCAGCAAGGCACTTTTTATGGATGAATCCAAAAGCGGTATGGCAGGTGTGATTGAAGAAAGCCGGCCTTTCGAAAAAATTACAGTCGCCTACACCGGCATCGTTACCGACGGAGAAGAGGATTATGAAAGCGAAATGGCCCAACAAATGAATGGCTACCGGGAAGTGTATATCCTCGAAGAAAAAGGCGACGCAGTGCGGCTCAGCATTTCCTGCGATATGGATAAAGAGTACTATGACGATATGGCAGCGGCGTGGCGCAAGGCACTTGAAAAAATGAAGGAACTATCTGAAAATTTGTAA
- a CDS encoding GlxA family transcriptional regulator — MKHISVLVPRGDVALGTIEGPFKFFLFVNDFLAAMGREPAFQVQTVGINMDVQKYGGVFAVTPEVTIESLQRTDLIIIPAVNGDRDTVIESNKDFFPWIASQHRQGSEVASLCVGAFLLAATGLLSGRNCTTHWMSAPDFKRMFPDVNLMDNRVITDENRLYTSGGANTFWNLLVYLIEKYIDREMAIYTTKFFMIEIDRNTQSPFIMFTGQKEHEDDVIRKAQDFIEKSFQEKITVDQLSEMFAIGRRSFERRFKKATSNSVVEYIQRVKIEAAKKSFEVTRKNVTELMYEVGYTDTKAFRSTFKKITGLSPIEYRNKYNKSAMSA; from the coding sequence ATGAAGCATATATCTGTACTCGTTCCAAGAGGCGACGTAGCCCTGGGGACTATCGAGGGGCCGTTCAAATTCTTTTTATTTGTAAACGATTTTCTGGCTGCTATGGGCAGGGAGCCCGCTTTTCAGGTACAAACGGTCGGTATAAACATGGACGTCCAGAAGTACGGCGGTGTTTTCGCAGTGACTCCCGAAGTAACAATCGAAAGCCTCCAACGTACAGACCTGATCATTATTCCGGCCGTCAATGGCGACAGGGATACGGTTATCGAATCCAATAAGGATTTTTTTCCATGGATTGCGTCTCAGCACCGGCAGGGGTCGGAGGTAGCCAGTCTTTGTGTAGGCGCTTTTCTGCTTGCAGCCACAGGCCTGCTTTCGGGCCGGAATTGTACAACGCACTGGATGTCGGCCCCGGACTTTAAAAGAATGTTTCCGGATGTGAATTTGATGGATAACCGGGTCATTACCGATGAGAACAGGCTCTACACCAGCGGAGGCGCCAATACCTTCTGGAATTTGCTGGTATACCTGATCGAGAAATACATTGACAGGGAAATGGCGATCTACACGACCAAGTTTTTTATGATCGAGATCGACCGCAATACGCAGTCACCCTTTATCATGTTCACAGGCCAGAAAGAGCATGAAGACGATGTGATCAGAAAGGCGCAGGATTTTATTGAAAAAAGTTTTCAGGAAAAGATAACCGTCGACCAGCTTTCTGAAATGTTCGCGATCGGGCGCAGGAGTTTTGAGAGGCGGTTTAAAAAAGCCACTTCCAATTCAGTCGTGGAATATATACAGCGGGTAAAGATTGAGGCGGCCAAGAAGAGCTTTGAAGTAACCCGTAAAAACGTGACTGAACTCATGTACGAAGTGGGCTATACGGACACCAAGGCTTTCCGCAGCACTTTCAAAAAAATTACCGGGCTTTCGCCGATCGAGTATCGCAATAAATACAACAAAAGCGCAATGTCCGCCTAG
- a CDS encoding DoxX family protein, protein MKKTKIIYWVLTGLLAAMMGIGAVYDLISAPEAVAHITRIGYPEYIVPFLGAAKLLGVIAILVPGYPRIKEWAYAGLAYDLIGAFYSHVSFGDGADVWGGMIPGLLLLAASYYYYHKRQSEVSRSY, encoded by the coding sequence ATGAAAAAGACCAAGATCATTTACTGGGTATTAACCGGACTACTCGCCGCCATGATGGGCATTGGCGCTGTTTATGACCTGATCTCAGCGCCAGAAGCTGTCGCGCACATTACCCGGATCGGTTATCCCGAATACATTGTTCCGTTTTTAGGCGCGGCCAAGTTGTTGGGGGTGATCGCTATTCTGGTCCCCGGTTATCCGAGGATCAAAGAGTGGGCTTATGCGGGGCTGGCTTACGATCTGATCGGCGCATTCTATTCGCACGTGTCATTCGGAGACGGTGCCGACGTTTGGGGTGGCATGATACCGGGACTTCTTTTACTGGCAGCATCGTATTACTACTATCATAAAAGACAAAGCGAAGTATCACGTTCATACTAG
- a CDS encoding DUF1579 family protein, whose translation MNDTRKPELVLLDRIVGDWHTSGTLNTGNGSLNIKGTDSYQWLPGGHFLMHTVDVMMGGDRKQSIEIIGFDILSGTYPMHFYDDQGESGVMHGSFIGDEWNIISPELRFKGHFSNNYNKLSGVWEHCTDNNWQHLMDIQLLRATL comes from the coding sequence ATGAACGACACGAGAAAGCCGGAGTTGGTATTGCTGGACAGGATTGTGGGAGACTGGCATACCAGCGGCACATTGAATACCGGAAACGGATCTTTAAATATCAAGGGCACAGACAGCTACCAATGGCTGCCCGGCGGTCATTTCCTCATGCACACAGTGGATGTGATGATGGGCGGCGACCGAAAGCAGAGCATAGAAATCATTGGATTCGATATCCTTTCTGGCACTTACCCTATGCACTTTTATGATGATCAGGGTGAGTCCGGGGTTATGCACGGCAGTTTTATTGGTGATGAATGGAATATCATTTCGCCGGAACTTCGGTTCAAAGGACATTTCAGCAACAACTATAACAAGCTGTCGGGTGTCTGGGAACATTGTACAGATAATAATTGGCAGCACCTGATGGATATACAGCTCCTCAGGGCCACACTTTAA
- a CDS encoding secondary thiamine-phosphate synthase enzyme YjbQ: MKIFQTEIRLREKRRGFHLITNEILHAFPEIGQINAGMCQVFIQHTSASLTINENADPTVRIDFEMFFNKSVPENDPDYEHDYEGSDDMPAHLKAALLGSSVMIPVRKGKLALGTWQGIYLCEHRDSGGPRNLVLTAWGE, translated from the coding sequence ATGAAGATATTTCAAACCGAGATCCGGCTGCGTGAAAAACGGAGAGGATTTCACCTTATTACCAACGAAATTCTTCATGCTTTTCCTGAAATTGGGCAGATCAATGCAGGTATGTGCCAGGTTTTTATCCAGCATACCTCCGCTTCGCTGACGATCAACGAAAATGCCGATCCAACCGTCAGAATTGATTTTGAAATGTTTTTCAACAAGTCTGTCCCGGAAAATGACCCCGATTACGAGCACGATTACGAAGGTTCCGACGACATGCCAGCACATCTTAAAGCGGCTTTGCTCGGAAGCTCTGTGATGATTCCGGTCCGGAAGGGAAAGCTTGCATTGGGCACCTGGCAGGGAATTTATCTGTGTGAGCACCGCGATTCGGGTGGCCCGAGGAACCTGGTACTGACAGCCTGGGGAGAATAG
- a CDS encoding DinB family protein produces the protein METVASSKLFSILSLYDLQTGLFKNSLAGIEEKDTHNRLNSQANHIAWLAGSLVEQRFEMARELGIEKRQQADDLFRDNQGIKGDARYPSLDVYKKDWEEITPILKDALSKVSDEELKRTIDMGPEMKFPLYELITFTSYREASLIGQIALYRRLLGYPAMSYM, from the coding sequence ATGGAAACCGTAGCAAGCAGCAAACTTTTTTCAATTTTGTCTTTGTATGATCTGCAAACCGGCCTTTTTAAGAATTCACTCGCTGGGATAGAAGAAAAAGATACGCATAACCGGCTCAATTCCCAGGCTAACCACATTGCGTGGCTGGCTGGGTCACTGGTGGAGCAGCGTTTCGAGATGGCACGGGAACTCGGCATCGAGAAGAGGCAGCAGGCAGACGATCTTTTCAGGGACAACCAGGGAATCAAAGGCGATGCCCGTTACCCCTCTCTGGACGTTTACAAAAAAGACTGGGAAGAAATTACGCCTATCCTGAAAGACGCACTTTCAAAAGTTTCGGACGAGGAACTGAAAAGGACGATTGACATGGGGCCGGAAATGAAATTCCCGCTTTATGAGCTCATCACGTTCACCAGCTACCGGGAAGCCAGCCTGATCGGACAAATCGCACTATACCGGCGTTTACTGGGTTATCCTGCGATGAGTTACATGTAA
- a CDS encoding VOC family protein yields the protein MFKPSKVFSGFSVNNLQEARSFYENTLGLTTEESEMGTLDITGPGNNHFMVYEKPNHTPATYTVLNFIVNDIEAAVADLKNKGAKFESYDLPGIKTDDDNIARGNGPTIAWFTDPAGNILSVIEE from the coding sequence ATGTTTAAACCATCAAAAGTATTCAGCGGGTTTTCTGTCAATAATCTGCAGGAAGCCAGATCGTTTTACGAAAATACGCTTGGCCTGACAACCGAAGAGTCGGAAATGGGCACACTGGATATTACTGGCCCCGGTAACAATCATTTTATGGTCTATGAAAAGCCTAACCACACGCCAGCGACCTACACGGTATTAAATTTTATAGTTAACGACATTGAGGCAGCAGTGGCCGATCTTAAAAATAAAGGGGCAAAATTCGAAAGCTACGACCTTCCGGGTATAAAAACTGACGATGACAATATCGCCCGTGGAAACGGCCCGACCATTGCCTGGTTCACTGATCCTGCGGGCAATATACTTTCTGTTATTGAGGAGTAA
- a CDS encoding MFS transporter encodes MMKTFYAVLVNSLVASLTNNFVWFAVTFWVYLETKSVIATSVMAGVYLATVAVSGFFLGSIVDRYKKKTSMMLSGIATLILYLLALIIFMSTPEQAFKSDSNINLWIFIVLTLFGAITGNIRSIALSTVVTILIPEDGRDKANGLVGTANGVSFLIASIFSGLVIGFLGIFWMLVIAIGLTVLVILHLMTIHIHEKGIVHVEPHTQSVDIKGTIRVVALVPGLFGLIFFNTFNNFLGGVFMSLMDAYGLSLVSVQAWGILWGVLSLGFIVGGLVVAKKGLGRKPLRTLFLANIVMWIVTVIFPIQASIELLTAGMFIYLCLIPVVEATEQTILQKVIPPERQGRVFGFAQSIEQAASPVTAFMIGPIAKFVFIPFMTTGAGAGLIGSWFGTGAPRGLALLFIATGVIGLIVTLLAMQSAAYHELSKVYKKPEPDTDAVAVPGS; translated from the coding sequence ATGATGAAGACGTTCTATGCCGTTCTGGTCAATTCTCTCGTGGCTTCGCTGACTAATAATTTTGTCTGGTTCGCAGTTACTTTCTGGGTTTACCTTGAAACCAAATCGGTAATCGCTACTTCGGTGATGGCGGGCGTGTATCTTGCAACCGTGGCTGTTTCAGGCTTTTTTCTCGGCTCCATTGTAGATCGATACAAGAAAAAAACATCCATGATGCTCTCAGGCATTGCGACATTGATCCTGTATCTTCTGGCATTGATCATCTTCATGAGTACGCCGGAGCAGGCTTTTAAAAGCGATTCTAATATTAACCTGTGGATTTTCATTGTCCTGACGCTATTTGGGGCCATTACCGGCAATATCCGCTCCATCGCACTTTCAACGGTAGTGACGATCCTGATACCCGAAGACGGTCGCGACAAAGCAAACGGTCTGGTCGGTACCGCAAATGGCGTTTCATTTCTCATCGCCTCCATTTTCAGCGGGCTGGTGATCGGGTTTCTCGGAATCTTCTGGATGCTGGTGATAGCGATCGGCCTGACGGTGCTGGTGATCCTGCATTTAATGACCATACATATTCACGAAAAGGGCATCGTTCATGTTGAGCCGCATACACAAAGTGTTGATATTAAAGGTACAATACGCGTAGTAGCCCTGGTTCCGGGGCTCTTCGGACTAATCTTTTTCAACACCTTCAATAATTTTCTCGGCGGCGTATTTATGTCGTTGATGGACGCTTACGGGTTGTCGCTGGTCTCCGTCCAGGCCTGGGGAATTCTCTGGGGCGTACTCAGTCTGGGATTTATCGTTGGAGGCCTTGTTGTGGCTAAGAAAGGATTGGGCAGGAAACCCTTACGGACACTTTTTCTCGCCAATATCGTGATGTGGATCGTCACGGTCATCTTTCCGATACAGGCGTCGATCGAGTTACTCACAGCCGGGATGTTCATCTACTTATGTCTGATACCCGTTGTGGAGGCCACCGAACAGACCATCCTTCAAAAAGTGATACCACCGGAAAGACAGGGCCGGGTTTTTGGATTTGCACAAAGTATCGAGCAGGCCGCCTCCCCGGTCACCGCGTTCATGATCGGGCCAATAGCCAAATTCGTGTTCATCCCGTTCATGACCACAGGTGCGGGAGCGGGACTGATCGGTTCCTGGTTTGGGACCGGCGCGCCCCGCGGGCTGGCACTGCTATTTATTGCAACAGGCGTTATAGGATTGATCGTGACGCTGCTGGCCATGCAATCTGCTGCCTATCACGAACTTTCAAAAGTTTATAAAAAGCCAGAACCCGACACGGACGCCGTCGCCGTTCCGGGCTCCTGA